In Quercus lobata isolate SW786 chromosome 12, ValleyOak3.0 Primary Assembly, whole genome shotgun sequence, a genomic segment contains:
- the LOC115971499 gene encoding aspartate--tRNA ligase 2, cytoplasmic isoform X1, with protein MSSSEPQLPKPQPEQPQEEEDESSKPQSKKAAKKEAAKLEKLKRRQEAAVASGVQSLSMEDPLADNYGDVPLLDLQSKVAPGTRVWTKIGKLAEPLKDQYVLVRGRAQRIRAKGKTAFVVLRKKGFTVQCVLTEQDGVISRPMLKYAAGLTRESIVDVEGVVSVPGITINSTTQQVEIQVRKIFCVDKAMPTLPINVEDAARSDVEIEKALQNGEQLVRVNQDTRLNYRVLDFRTPANQAIFRIQGQVGNVFRQFLLSEDFVEIHTPKLIAGSSEGGASVFKLDYKGKPACLAQSPQLHKQMAICGDFERVFEIGPVFRAEDSFTHRHLCEFTGLDVEMEINEHYFEVMDVVDRLFVAMFDSLNNNFAKELEAVRRQYPFEPLKYLRQTLRLTFEEGIQMLKDAGVEVDPLGDLNTEAERKLGQLVLEKYDTEFYILHRYPLAVRPFYTMPCYDNPTYSNSFDVFIRGEEIISGAQRVHKADFLAERAQALGIDVQSISTYVDSFRYGAPPHGGFGVGLERVVMLFCGLNNIRKTSLFPRDPLRIAP; from the exons ATGTCGTCCTCTGAACCCCAGCTACCAAAACCACAACCAGAACAGccacaagaagaagaagatgaatcCTCCAAACCTCAGAGCAAGAAAGCCGCCAAGAAAGAAGCCGCGAAGCTTGAGAAGCTAAAGCGCCGCCAGGAAGCCGCCGTGGCCTCCGGCGTTCAGTCGCTTTCGATGGAGGATCCGCTCGCCGACAATTACGGCGACGTTCCGCTTTTGGACCTCCAGTCGAAGGTCGCTCCCGGTACCAGGGTCTGGACCAAGATCGGCAAGCTGGCTGAGCCGTTGAAGGACCAGTACGTGCTGGTGCGGGGTCGCGCGCAGCGGATCCGCGCCAAAGGGAAGACCGCCTTCGTGGTTTTGAGGAAGAAAGGATTCACTGTGCAGTGCGTCCTCACGGAGCAGGACGGCGTCATTAGCCGCCCAATGCTGAAGTACGCCGCCGGGCTCACCCGCGAGTCGATCGTCGATGTTGAAGGCGTGGTCTCCGTCCCTGGAATAACGATTAACAGTACCACTCAGCAG GTTGAAATTCAAGTTCGAAAGATTTTCTGTGTTGACAAAGCTATGCCAACCTTACCCATCAATGTTGAAGATGCTGCTCGTAGTgatgttgaaattgaaaaagcttTGCAG AATGGAGAGCAGCTTGTTCGGGTTAACCAAGATACTCGTTTGAACTATAGAGTTCTTGACTTTCGAACGCCTGCTAATCAAGCAATTTTTCGCATTCAGGGTCAAGTTGGGAAT GTGTTTAGACAATTCTTGTTATCGGAGGATTTTGTTGAAATCCACACGCCAAAACTAATAGCTGGCTCAAGTGAAGGTGGTGCTTCTGTCTTTAAACTGGACTACAAGGGGAAACCTGCATGCCTAGCTCAATCACCTCAGCTTCACAAGCAAATGGCAATTTGTGGTGATTTTGAACGTGTGTTTGAGATTGGCCCTGTTTTCAGAGCAGAGGACTCCTTCACTCATCGACATTTGTGTGAGTTTACAGGTCTTGATGTTGAGATGGAAATCAATGAGCATTATTTTGAG GTTATGGATGTTGTGGACCGCTTATTTGTTGCAATGTTTGATTCCTTGAACAATAATTTTGCGAAGGAGCTAGAAGCAGTGAGGAGGCAATATCCATTTGAGCCTCTGAAG TACCTGCGACAGACCCTAAGGCTGACATTTGAGGAAGGTATCCAAATGCTCAAG GATGCTGGTGTAGAAGTTGACCCTCTTGGGGACCTAAATACTGAGGCAGAAAGAAAGTTGGGACAACTTGTTCTAGAGAA GTATGACACTGAGTTCTACATCCTCCACCGTTATCCTTTGGCAGTGAGACCATTTTATACAATGCCTTGCTACGATAATCCAACTTACAGTAACTCATTTGATGTCTTCATTCGAG GTGAGGAGATAATTTCAGGAGCTCAGCGTGTACATAAAGCAGATTTCTTGGCTGAGCGTGCACAGGCATTAGGAATTGATGTCCAGTCAATATCAACATATGTTGATTCTTTCCG ATATGGTGCACCTCCACATGGTGGGTTTGGTGTAGGATTGGAGCGTGTGGTGATGCTTTTCTGTGGTTTGAATAACATTCGGAAAACATCCCTTTTCCCTCGTGACCCACTTAGGATCGCTCCATGA
- the LOC115971499 gene encoding aspartate--tRNA ligase 2, cytoplasmic isoform X3 yields the protein MSSSKPQLPKPQPEQPQEEEDESSKPQSKKAAKKEAAKLEKLKRRQEAAEAAVASGVQSLSMEDPLADNYGDVPLLDLQSKVAPGTRVWTKIGKLAEPLKDQYVLVRGRAQRIRAKGKTAFVVLRKKGFTVQCVLTEQDGVISRPMLKYAAGLTRESIVDVEGVVSVPGITINSTTQQVEIQVRKIFCVDKAMPTLPINVEDAARSDVEIEKALQNGEQLVRVNQDTRLNYRVLDFRTPANQAIFRIQGQVGNVFRQFLLSEDFVEIHTPKLIAGSSEGGASVFKLDYKGKPACLAQSPQLHKQMAICGDFERVFEIGPVFRAEDSFTHRHLCEFTGLDVEMEINEHYFEVMDVVDRLFVAMFDSLNNNFAKELEAVRRQYPFEPLKYLRQTLRLTFEEGIQMLKDAGVEVDPLGDLNTEAERKLGQLVLEKYDTEFYILHRYPLAVRPFYTMPCYDNPTYSNSFDVFIRGEEIISGAQRVHKADFLAERAQALGIDVQSISTYVDSFRYGAPPHGGFGVGLERVVMLFCGLNNIRKTSLFPRDPLRIAP from the exons GAAGCCGCCGTGGCCTCCGGCGTTCAGTCGCTTTCGATGGAGGATCCGCTCGCCGACAATTACGGCGACGTTCCGCTTTTGGACCTCCAGTCGAAGGTCGCTCCCGGTACCAGGGTCTGGACCAAGATCGGCAAGCTGGCTGAGCCGTTGAAGGACCAGTACGTGCTGGTGCGGGGTCGCGCGCAGCGGATCCGCGCCAAAGGGAAGACCGCCTTCGTGGTTTTGAGGAAGAAAGGATTCACTGTGCAGTGCGTCCTCACGGAGCAGGACGGCGTCATTAGCCGCCCAATGCTGAAGTACGCCGCCGGGCTCACCCGCGAGTCGATCGTCGATGTTGAAGGCGTGGTCTCCGTCCCTGGAATAACGATTAACAGTACCACTCAGCAG GTTGAAATTCAAGTTCGAAAGATTTTCTGTGTTGACAAAGCTATGCCAACCTTACCCATCAATGTTGAAGATGCTGCTCGTAGTgatgttgaaattgaaaaagcttTGCAG AATGGAGAGCAGCTTGTTCGGGTTAACCAAGATACTCGTTTGAACTATAGAGTTCTTGACTTTCGAACGCCTGCTAATCAAGCAATTTTTCGCATTCAGGGTCAAGTTGGGAAT GTGTTTAGACAATTCTTGTTATCGGAGGATTTTGTTGAAATCCACACGCCAAAACTAATAGCTGGCTCAAGTGAAGGTGGTGCTTCTGTCTTTAAACTGGACTACAAGGGGAAACCTGCATGCCTAGCTCAATCACCTCAGCTTCACAAGCAAATGGCAATTTGTGGTGATTTTGAACGTGTGTTTGAGATTGGCCCTGTTTTCAGAGCAGAGGACTCCTTCACTCATCGACATTTGTGTGAGTTTACAGGTCTTGATGTTGAGATGGAAATCAATGAGCATTATTTTGAG GTTATGGATGTTGTGGACCGCTTATTTGTTGCAATGTTTGATTCCTTGAACAATAATTTTGCGAAGGAGCTAGAAGCAGTGAGGAGGCAATATCCATTTGAGCCTCTGAAG TACCTGCGACAGACCCTAAGGCTGACATTTGAGGAAGGTATCCAAATGCTCAAG GATGCTGGTGTAGAAGTTGACCCTCTTGGGGACCTAAATACTGAGGCAGAAAGAAAGTTGGGACAACTTGTTCTAGAGAA GTATGACACTGAGTTCTACATCCTCCACCGTTATCCTTTGGCAGTGAGACCATTTTATACAATGCCTTGCTACGATAATCCAACTTACAGTAACTCATTTGATGTCTTCATTCGAG GTGAGGAGATAATTTCAGGAGCTCAGCGTGTACATAAAGCAGATTTCTTGGCTGAGCGTGCACAGGCATTAGGAATTGATGTCCAGTCAATATCAACATATGTTGATTCTTTCCG ATATGGTGCACCTCCACATGGTGGGTTTGGTGTAGGATTGGAGCGTGTGGTGATGCTTTTCTGTGGTTTGAATAACATTCGGAAAACATCCCTTTTCCCTCGTGACCCACTTAGGATCGCTCCATGA
- the LOC115971499 gene encoding aspartate--tRNA ligase 2, cytoplasmic isoform X2, whose amino-acid sequence MSSSEPQLPKPQPEQPQEEEDESSKPQSKKAAKKEAAKLEKLKRRQEAAVASGVQSLSMEDPLADNYGDVPLLDLQSKVAPGTRVWTKIGKLAEPLKDQYVLVRGRAQRIRAKGKTAFVVLRKKGFTVQCVLTEQDGVISRPMLKYAAGLTRESIVDVEGVVSVPGITINSTTQQVEIQVRKIFCVDKAMPTLPINVEDAARSDVEIEKALQNGEQLVRVNQDTRLNYRVLDFRTPANQAIFRIQGQVGNVFRQFLLSEDFVEIHTPKLIAGSSEGGASVFKLDYKGKPACLAQSPQLHKQMAICGDFERVFEIGPVFRAEDSFTHRHLCEFTGLDVEMEINEHYFEVMDVVDRLFVAMFDSLNNNFAKELEAVRRQYPFEPLKYLRQTLRLTFEEGIQMLKDAGVEVDPLGDLNTEAERKLGQLVLEKYDTEFYILHRYPLAVRPFYTMPCYDNPTYSNSFDVFIRGEEIISGAQRVHKADFLAERAQALGIDVQSISTYVDSFRFFPQLNFNKRKG is encoded by the exons ATGTCGTCCTCTGAACCCCAGCTACCAAAACCACAACCAGAACAGccacaagaagaagaagatgaatcCTCCAAACCTCAGAGCAAGAAAGCCGCCAAGAAAGAAGCCGCGAAGCTTGAGAAGCTAAAGCGCCGCCAGGAAGCCGCCGTGGCCTCCGGCGTTCAGTCGCTTTCGATGGAGGATCCGCTCGCCGACAATTACGGCGACGTTCCGCTTTTGGACCTCCAGTCGAAGGTCGCTCCCGGTACCAGGGTCTGGACCAAGATCGGCAAGCTGGCTGAGCCGTTGAAGGACCAGTACGTGCTGGTGCGGGGTCGCGCGCAGCGGATCCGCGCCAAAGGGAAGACCGCCTTCGTGGTTTTGAGGAAGAAAGGATTCACTGTGCAGTGCGTCCTCACGGAGCAGGACGGCGTCATTAGCCGCCCAATGCTGAAGTACGCCGCCGGGCTCACCCGCGAGTCGATCGTCGATGTTGAAGGCGTGGTCTCCGTCCCTGGAATAACGATTAACAGTACCACTCAGCAG GTTGAAATTCAAGTTCGAAAGATTTTCTGTGTTGACAAAGCTATGCCAACCTTACCCATCAATGTTGAAGATGCTGCTCGTAGTgatgttgaaattgaaaaagcttTGCAG AATGGAGAGCAGCTTGTTCGGGTTAACCAAGATACTCGTTTGAACTATAGAGTTCTTGACTTTCGAACGCCTGCTAATCAAGCAATTTTTCGCATTCAGGGTCAAGTTGGGAAT GTGTTTAGACAATTCTTGTTATCGGAGGATTTTGTTGAAATCCACACGCCAAAACTAATAGCTGGCTCAAGTGAAGGTGGTGCTTCTGTCTTTAAACTGGACTACAAGGGGAAACCTGCATGCCTAGCTCAATCACCTCAGCTTCACAAGCAAATGGCAATTTGTGGTGATTTTGAACGTGTGTTTGAGATTGGCCCTGTTTTCAGAGCAGAGGACTCCTTCACTCATCGACATTTGTGTGAGTTTACAGGTCTTGATGTTGAGATGGAAATCAATGAGCATTATTTTGAG GTTATGGATGTTGTGGACCGCTTATTTGTTGCAATGTTTGATTCCTTGAACAATAATTTTGCGAAGGAGCTAGAAGCAGTGAGGAGGCAATATCCATTTGAGCCTCTGAAG TACCTGCGACAGACCCTAAGGCTGACATTTGAGGAAGGTATCCAAATGCTCAAG GATGCTGGTGTAGAAGTTGACCCTCTTGGGGACCTAAATACTGAGGCAGAAAGAAAGTTGGGACAACTTGTTCTAGAGAA GTATGACACTGAGTTCTACATCCTCCACCGTTATCCTTTGGCAGTGAGACCATTTTATACAATGCCTTGCTACGATAATCCAACTTACAGTAACTCATTTGATGTCTTCATTCGAG GTGAGGAGATAATTTCAGGAGCTCAGCGTGTACATAAAGCAGATTTCTTGGCTGAGCGTGCACAGGCATTAGGAATTGATGTCCAGTCAATATCAACATATGTTGATTCTTTCCG CTTCTTTCCACAGCttaatttcaacaaaagaaAGGGGTGA